A stretch of Pyrenophora tritici-repentis strain M4 chromosome 7, whole genome shotgun sequence DNA encodes these proteins:
- a CDS encoding TT-ORF1 domain containing protein gives MEHILFQPENDQGPVLGRVSLAMYTVAVAFVALRCFTRGYIVRKFGIDDLFIAIAVTLGAAQTVTILLQIDQGTGRHASELIVDQMNNMLKYSWCNMLIYFVANWAVKMSILALYYRITSGAQGLPWIVQTHTIWVLAGFITAFSISIFITQFVICTPFGRVWDVLAQPDGCLNVALFMIASGAINVITDVILLIFPLPLLRLLKFNKRQRTALALILSVGVIPVISSTMRLCEILMADGPRRAGSSWQELDFSWGWAWVPVWSQLEVDIGIVAASLPCLSPLFKHVFFSKDNRPSTPSKIPTLPGYDKSWRKDIDSDSDDDSIIEKEDWTTIAIGKEVDVEKGYAINVSERETRSSTDSDDMSTGGRDEEEGAGGLPRKSVYYDNGLSDIAEEDCSNRSSLGAARQIEVKTLAATGRPKLVEYRIT, from the exons ATGGAGCACATTTTATTTCAACCAGAGAATGACCAAGGCCCAGTACTCGGCCGAGTCAGCTTAGCCATGTACACCGTCGCTGTAGCGTTTGTAGCTCTTCG TTGCTTCACACGTGGCTATATCGTCAGAAAGTTTGGCATCGATGATCTTTTCATCGCCATCGCCGTCACTCTCGGAGCTGCCCAAACTGTAACTATTCTGCTTCAAATCGACCAGGGTACTGGTCGGCATGCATCCGAGTTGATTGTTGATCAAATGAACAACATGCTCAAA TACTCATGGTGCAACATGCTCATCTATTTTGTCGCAAACTG GGCCGTCAAAATGAGCATCTTGGCCTTGTACTACCGCATCACATCTGGCGCACAAGGACTACCCTGGATTGTACAAACACACACGATATGGGTATTGGCCGGCTTCATCACAGCATTCAGCATTTCCATCTTCATC ACTCAATTCGTCATCTGCACACCATTCGGTCGGGTCTGGGACGTGCTAGCCCAGCCCGACGGCTGTCTCAACGTTGCCCTGTTCATGATTGCATCAGGTGCAATTAACGTCATTACTGATGTCATCTTGCTCATTTTCCCGCTTCCATTGCTCCGATTGCTCAAGTTCAACAAGAGGCAGCGCA CTGCTCTTGCGCTCATTCTTTCTGTTGGCGTCATCCCAGTCATCTCCAGCACAATGCGCCTCTGCGAAATCCTCATGGCCGACGGACCTCGCAGAGCAGGAAGCTCATGGCAAGAACTAGACTTTAGCTG GGGCTGGGCCTGGGTACCCGTTTGGTCTCAACTCGAAGTCGACATTGGCATCGTTGCCGCATCACTCCCTTGCCTCTCCCCTCTCTTCAAGCACGTCTTCTTCTCCAAGGACAACCGCCCATCCACCCCATCCAAAATCCCTACCCTCCCCGGCTACGACAAGAGCTGGCGCAAGGACATCGACAGCGACAGCGACGACGACAGCATAATCGAAAAAGAAGACTGGACCACCATCGCCATTGGCAAAGAAGTCGACGTAGAAAAGGGCTACGCCATCAACGTGAGCGAGCGCGAAACACGCTCCAGCACGGATTCCGACGACATGTCAACAGGAGGACGTGACGAAGAGGAGGGCGCGGGAGGGCTTCCTAGAAAAAGTGTCTACTACGACAATGGCCTCTCTGACATTGCAGAGGAAGACTGCTCCAACAGGTCCAGTTTGGGCGCTGCAAGGCAGATTGAAGTCAAGACACTTGCTGCGACAGGGCGGCCAAAGCTAGTCGAGTATAGAATAACATGA
- a CDS encoding mitochondrial metalloendopeptidase OMA1 — translation MYRIRPRFSAFQSPFLAPRSITPSLRNHAQIRCYNRIGGRGPQYKRFSASNSSYTDLLYRWAASPTFYRDVGIITAGSAGIYLYNLEEVPVSGRRRFNIIPPSLEAKLSESTVAQIKEEYKGRILPENDYRVQQVRRVLERLLPFAEGEGVRNVNWEVNVIDSPEQNAFVTSGGKVFVFTGILPMCKTEDEIAAVLGHEIAHVVARHTAHTRESLTFAPFILLGCLVLAAYDVSMSTSSAAFNFFLQMPASRKHEAEADYIGLLMMAQGCYNPEAAASFWARMEKQGGQPPELLSTHPSHHNREAKIKEWLPKAQEKAEASDCHFSAQYATHFRSAFDTLGRW, via the exons ATGTATCGAATCCGACCGCGATTCTCCGCCTTCCAATCACCCTTCCTGGCCCCGCGCTCGATCACCCCAAGTCTTCGCAACCATGCGCAAATCCGCTGCTATAATCGCATTGGCGGTCGTGGGCCCCAATACAAACGCTTCTCTGCGTCCAATAGCAGCTATACTGATCTCCTGTACCGTTGGGCCGCAAGCCCAACCTTTTATCGCGACGTGGGCATCATAACAGCCGGCTCAGCCGGCATCTACCTATACAACCTCGAAGAAGTGCCTGTGTCTGGTCGCCGCCGCTTCAACATTATTCCGCCTTCTCTTGAGGCCAAACTCTCGGAATCAACAGTGGCGCAGATCAAGGAAGAGTACAAGGGCCGTATACTACCAGAGAACGACTACCGGGTGCAGCAGGTGAGGCGCGTACTGGAGCGACTACTGCCGTTTGCCGAGGGCGAGGGAGTACGCAATGTGAACTGGGAAGTCAATGTGATTGATTCTCCCGAGCAGAATGCGTTCGTGACGAGCGGGGGTAAGGTATTCGTTTTCACGGGCATACTACCAATGTGCAAGACGGAAGACGAGATTGCCGCAGTCTTAGGACACGAGATCGCGCACGTAGTTGCGAGGCATACGGC ACACACAAGAGAATCATTAACCTTCGCCCCCTTCATCCTCCTCGGCTGCCTCGTCCTCGCCGCATACGACGTCTCCATGTCCACGAGCTCCGCCGCCTTCAACTTCTTCCTGCAAATGCCCGCGTCGCGCAAACACGAAGCAGAAGCCGACTACATCGGCCTGCTGATGATGGCACAAGGCTGCTACAACCCCGAAGCCGCCGCGAGCTTCTGGGCGCGCATGGAGAAACAAGGCGGTCAGCCACCAGAACTACTCTCCACGCACCCGAGCCACCACAACCGCGAGGCCAAAATAAAGGAGTGGCTACCCAAAGCGCAGGAAAAGGCAGAGGCAAGCGATTGTCACTTCTCAGCACAATATGCGACACACTTCCGCTCTGCGTTTGATACCCTCGGCCGATGGTGA
- a CDS encoding Cutinase multi-domain protein → MSLVRKTLAMGAFSALAAAQAPKTTADCLDAVIFNTRGNNAPYHDWRTAPLLDAVCAKLNAEGKTCDYIDVEFDAPLGGDYCAQVAQGVRNGVAELTAYNKKCPCTHIIISGYSEGAHILGDILAGPGGCNFVFEGLDNTTRPGNAIAAAMLWGDALHVAGQPYNVLDGANKQKSPRNPTELARLNRYSNVLRSWCDAKDPVCAGGNDGTAHSTYFMKYSDSAADWVMGKIHSAAPLCPTSSSSAMASSTASSSAASSAAASSAASSVAASSSATATSAAGSKASAAAASSGASSGASKPTAAASSSGAPTATKTGSAPPAESTCAKANFPAPIPYEEKCVQVVTIKYVQAKKPM, encoded by the exons ATGTCTCTCGTCCGCAAGACCCTCGCCATGGGCGCTTTCTCTGCCCTCGCGGCTGCCCAGGCCCCCAAGACCACGGCCGACTGCTTGGATGCTGTCATCTTCAACACTCGTGGCAACAACGCGCCTTACCATGACTGGCGTACCGCCCCTCTGCTTGATGCCGTTTGCGCCAAGCTGAATGCCGAGGGCAAGACATGCGACTACATTGACGTCGAGTTCGATGCTCCTCTTGGTGGCGACTACTGCGCCCAGGTTGCTCAAGGTGTTCGCAACGGTGTTGCCGAGCTCACTGCCTACAACAAGAAGTGCCCATGCACCCACATTATCATCAGCGGTTACTCCGAGGGTGCTCACATTTTGGGTGATATTCTTGCAGGACCTGGTGGCTGCAATTTCGTCTTCGAGGGTCTTGACAACACTACTCGCCCTGGTAACGCTA TCGCTGCTGCTATGCTCTGGGGTGATGCCCTCCACGTCGCCGGCCAGCCCTACAACGTGCTTGACGGTGCCAACAAGCAGAAGAGCCCCCGTAACCCTACCGAGCTCGCCCGTCTCAACCGCTACTCCAATGTTCTCCGCTCATGGTGCGATGCTAAGGACCCAGTCTGCGCCGGTGGTAACGATGGTACCGCTCATTCCACCTACTTCATGAAGTACAGCGACTCTGCTGCCGACTGGGTAATGGGGAAGATCCACTCAGCCGCTCCTCTCTGCCCCACCAGCAGCTCGTCGGCTATGGCTTCCTCCACCGCTTCCTCCTCTGCTGCTTCCTCCGCTGCTGCTTCATCCGCTGCTTCATCCGTTGCTGCTAGCTCGTCTGCTACTGCTACCTCCGCTGCTGGCTCTAAGGCTTCCGCCGCCGCTGCTAGCTCTGGTGCCAGCTCTGGTGCCAGCAAGCCCACTGCCGCCGCCTCCTCTTCCGGCGCTCCTACCGCTACCAAGACCGGATCTGCTCCCCCTGCCGAATCTACTTGCGCCAAGGCCAACTTCCCGGCCCCTATCCCATACGAGGAGAAGTGCGTCCAGGTTGTTACCATCAAGTATGTACAGGCCAAGAAGCCTATGTAA
- a CDS encoding TolA, Membrane protein involved in colicin uptake has product MAPIDEAIADLESRDPGEKFTLKEVAEKWGVNRSTLGRRWRRVTGPRSDGYAQQQAIGPQQELELVRYITKLTKQGLPPTREMIRNFSSEVAHQQLSESWVTRFINRHEIYLISKWTTAMDRTRHLADSESKYRLYFELLHQKITEYHLEARDIYNMDEKGFLIGMIGRSKRIFSRRQWDKKEVRASLQDGSREFLTLLACCCADGSSLPPALIYAAKNGAIRSSWVEDIKAGEHEVFVSSSLTGWSNNDVGLAWLEQVFDRYTKQRSGRWRLLILDGHGSHLTMEFIKYCDRHRILLMILPPHSTHTLQPLDVVLFKPLSQAYSNELTNHLYKAQGLIPIKKGDFFPLFWRAWQASFKQSTILKAFEATGIWPIDPNVILRRFASTPEAERSSSSGLSDHDWRKLDRLVRAAVNDSHQYEARKLRSSVHHLSVQYKLLQHENEGLKEALQHKKKHKKKGKALDLQQRQEYHGGSVFWSPRKIREARAREVVRERDKIEEKLQKAQAKKQREEVQLQRQVKLEEKRVERQRLKEIRELERAEKAAERARKVEAQHQKKATQQAQQRKRKASRAPSSKNKRQKRAMEDRARDRVASPPSPPPPKTTSRGRNVNLPQKFR; this is encoded by the coding sequence ATGGCTCCGATTGATGAAGCGATTGCAGATTTAGAATCGCGCGATCCAGGAGAGAAATTCACATTAAAAGAAGTTGCTGAAAAATGGGGGGTTAACCGCTCAACGCTAGGGCGAAGATGGAGGCGCGTGACAGGGCCTAGGAGCGATGGATACGCTCAGCAGCAAGCTATCGGCCCACAACAAGAGTTAGAGCTTGTACGATATATCACTAAGCTCACTAAGCAAGGCCTACCTCctacaagagagatgatcaggaatttctcatcagaagtagcccatcagcagctcagcgagagctgggttactcgcttcattaaccgacacgagatctatcttatctcaaagtggaccaccgccatggatcgtacgcgccacctggctgattctgagtcaaagtatagactctacttcgagctgctgcaccagaagatcaccgaataccacctagaggctcgagatatatacaatatggatgaaaAGGGCTTCCTTATTGGTATGATAGGCAGGAGTAAGAGGATATTtagcaggcgtcaatgggataagaaagaggttcgagcatctctccaggatggatcacgcgagtttctgacactcctggcctgctgctgcgccgatgggagctcgctgcctccagcccttatctacgcagctaaaaatggagccatacgatcgagttgggtggaggatattaaggcaggagaacatgaggtctttgtctcatcatctctaacaggctggtcaaacaatgacgtaggcctagcttggctagagcaggtgtttgatcgctatacaaagcagcgatcagggagatggcgattgctcatccttgatggccatggatctcacctcacgatggagtttatcaagtactgcgatcgccataggatcctcctcatgatccttcctccccattcgactcatacgctccagccgctcgatgtagtgctgttcaagccactctctcaagcctactccaacgagctcactaaccatctctacaaggctcaaggcctcaTTCCAATTaagaaaggagacttcttcccactcttctggAGAGCTTGGCAGGCCTCGTTTAAGCAATCAACTATATTAAAAGCGTTTGAAGCTACTGGTATATGGCCAATAGATcccaacgttatccttcgtagatttgccagcacgccagaagctgagagaagctcatcttcagggctctctgatcatgactggagaaagctcgatcggttagtacgagctgctgtcaatgatagccatcagtatgaggcaagaaagctgcgctcaagcgttcaccatctctctgtgcagtatAAGCTTTTAcagcatgagaacgagggcttaaaggaggctcttcaacataaaaagaagcataagaagaagggcaaagctcttgaccttcaacagcgccaggagtatcacggtggctctgtcttctggtctcctcgcaagatacgcgaggctcgagctagagaagtagtacgggagcgagataagatagaggagaaactccaaaaagcacaggccaagaagcagcgtgAGGAGGTtcaactgcagcgtcaagttaagctcgaggagaagcgtgtagagaggcagaggctcaaggagataagggagcttgagcgagctgagaaagcagctgaacgcgcgcgcaaagttgaagctcaacaccagaaaaaagccacccaacaagctcaacaacgcaagcgTAAAGCCTCAAGAGCGCCCTCTTCTAAgaacaagcgtcaaaaacgaGCGATGGAGGATAGAGCTCGCGATAGAGTTGCATCTCCTCCAtcgcctccaccaccaaagaccacatcacgtggccgcaacgtcaacctcccacaAAAATTCAGATAG